Proteins encoded within one genomic window of Glycine soja cultivar W05 chromosome 1, ASM419377v2, whole genome shotgun sequence:
- the LOC114404986 gene encoding uncharacterized protein LOC114404986: MLDEYIFLKKQNVVLNQERVMVMEEKNRIQILLQGMQNALNTYNAFQRSPSLNVAGMNANFAVVPQPRVYNKTPQGVSTITSIAAAMQNTSNTQLLTRPVNTNVDTGNFSTPMISVSDKKRKDTEAVNGPIVAKKPRGRPPGRKNQVQGENTSPQSSNAVNNQVVSWPSSSATQSSSGNCAPSGSLVQGSNAVKGSFNHPPLFVPDNSPIPKTPTTQSSQSDTYVSPTKIYPAASCNGEASPTCCTMNPTNKVMVGPETQMAYKENSHCNSPIEVDTGKSSKKDDVRSKLNFDASNMPESLDKSLSNEVYTSESDKEVDISDIDFSNLMDCCPFLGITSEDFSYHPVPTHSKDNASTP, from the exons ATGCTGGATGAgtatatatttttgaagaaacaaaatgtGGTCCTGAATCAAGAAAGAGTCATGGTGATGGAAGAGAAAAACAGGATTCAAATACTGTTGCAAGGCATGCAGAATGCCCTGAACACTTACAATGCTTTTCAGAGGTCACCCTCACTGAATGTCGCGGGGATGAATGCAAATTTTGCAGTAGTTCCTCAACCGAGAGTTTATAACAAAACTCCTCAAG GTGTTTCTACTATTACAAGTATTGCTGCTGCCATGCAAAACACATCTAATACACAGTTGCTTACTAGACCTGTCAACACCAATGTGGACACTGGAAACTTCTCAACACCCATGATTAGTGTGTCTGACAAGAAGAGAAAAGATACTGAAGCAGTAAATGGGCCTATAGTTGCAAAGAAACCTCGTGGTAGACCACCTGGCAGGAAAAATCAAGTCCAAG GTGAAAACACATCACCACAATCAAGTAATGCTGTCAACAACCAAGTAGTTTCTTGGCCATCTTCTTCTGCAACTCAATCATCATCTGGGAACTGTGCACCCAGCGGATCACTGGTTCAAGGATCCAATGCTGTCAAAGGCTCATTCAATCACCCTCCACTTTTTGTTCCAGACAATTCCCCAATTCCAAAGACACCTACAACACAATCCTCTCAGAGTGATACATATGTATCCCCTACTAAAATTTATCCTGCTGCATCTTGCAATGGAGAGGCTAGTCCTACTTGTTGCACTATGAATCCAACCAACAAAGTTATGGTTGGCCCTGAAACACAAATGGCTTATAAAGAGAACAGTCATTGCAATTCTCCTATCGAAGTAGATACAGGCAAATCAAGTAAGAAGGATGACGTAAGGAGCAAACTGAACTTTGATGCCTCTAATATGCCTGAGAGCTTGGACAAATCATTGTCTAATGAGGTTTATACATCTGAGTCTGACAAGGAAGTTGACATATCTGACATTGATTTTTCAAACTTGATGGATTGCTGCCCATTCCTAGGAATCACATCCGAAGATTTTTCTTACCATCCAGTTCCAACTCATTCCAAGGATAATGCTTCAAC GCCTTGA
- the LOC114369805 gene encoding uncharacterized protein LOC114369805, whose protein sequence is MWKTNQPNTAESFGMNKISRVHVALVVDQYLNDNNFSQTHSTFRNEASSLFSDSLINEKLETCPPMIYVYGNRRKDALAMNVPCQNTLLPSSNTINNKVISRPPSPIQSSYGNFAPNKSQTQGSIVTQCSYVSHPKISLVATCNGEASPSCCNVIQTKRVMVSPTNQMSYTESSRSISPVNTDSDMASKRNRVRDRLDASDKHKSLDKSDIECSDWEKIHLTQ, encoded by the exons ATGTGGAAGACAAACCAACCCAATACGGCAGAGTCATTTGGAATGAACAAGATCAGTCGTGTTCATGTTGCCCTCGTCGTCGACCAGTACCTCAACGACAACAATTTTTCTCAAACACATTCCACCTTCCGCAACGAGGCTTCCTCCCTCTTTTCTGATTCGTTGATCAATGAA AAACTGGAAACTTGTCCACCCATGATTTATGTGTATGGCAATAGGAGAAAAGATGCTCTAGCAATGAATGTTCCAT GTCAAAACACATTGTTGCCATCAAGTAATACAATCAATAATAAAGTAATTTCTCGGCCCCCTTCTCCAATTCAATCATCATATGGGAATTTTGCCCCCAACAAATCACAGACTCAAGGATCTATTGTTACCCAATGCTCATATGTATCCCATCCTAAGATTTCTCTTGTTGCAACATGTAATGGGGAGGCTAGTCCCTCTTGTTGCAATGTAATTCAAACCAAGAGAGTTATGGTTAGTCCTACAAATCAAATGTCCTATACAGAGAGTAGTCGTAGCATTTCTCCTGTTAATACTGATTCAGACATGGCAAGTAAGAGGAATCGTGTAAGGGATAGGCTGGATGCCTCTGATAAGCATAAAAGCTTGGACAAATCTGATATTGAATGTTCAGACTGGGAGAAAATTCATCTTACTCAGTGA